A window from Candidatus Nitrosotenuis cloacae encodes these proteins:
- a CDS encoding D-aminoacyl-tRNA deacylase, with protein MELLVAYEQDPAGHNMAKSIARHLKKDGDVYRGENFDLVIIPTPAISADWLEERYCYDGFVFLSKHAAQSGELALTCHSTGNFSDAQFGGRRREVAVPHPYLQKSYMRLLWENRAKFPDFQIVIEATHHGPTALGKPAIFVEIGTTEKQWNDTALCNSVADIVVQTLSGSITTAPVAICFGGTHYPDKFTKELISGKHALGTVVPKHALEFLDEELFSHILSRNSEAKSALLDWAGLGKQKQKVLDLLSTTNLEVVKL; from the coding sequence ATGGAACTGCTAGTCGCGTATGAACAGGACCCTGCAGGACACAACATGGCAAAATCCATCGCAAGGCACCTCAAAAAGGACGGCGACGTGTACCGGGGGGAAAACTTTGATCTTGTGATCATTCCGACCCCGGCAATCTCTGCGGACTGGCTTGAGGAACGATACTGCTACGACGGATTTGTGTTTCTCTCAAAACATGCAGCGCAGTCCGGCGAGCTGGCACTGACGTGTCACAGCACCGGGAACTTTTCAGACGCGCAGTTTGGGGGGAGAAGGAGGGAGGTCGCAGTTCCGCATCCATACCTGCAAAAATCCTACATGAGGCTGCTGTGGGAGAACCGGGCAAAGTTCCCCGATTTCCAGATTGTAATTGAGGCAACGCACCACGGCCCGACCGCCCTTGGCAAGCCGGCAATATTTGTGGAGATTGGCACCACCGAAAAGCAGTGGAACGACACCGCACTGTGCAACTCCGTGGCAGATATTGTGGTCCAGACGCTGTCGGGGTCAATCACGACAGCGCCTGTTGCGATCTGTTTTGGCGGCACGCACTATCCTGACAAGTTCACAAAGGAACTGATATCTGGCAAGCACGCACTTGGGACGGTCGTCCCAAAGCACGCACTAGAGTTTCTCGACGAGGAGCTGTTCTCTCACATATTGAGCAGGAACTCCGAGGCAAAATCCGCACTTCTTGACTGGGCGGGGCTTGGCAAGCAAAAACAAAAAGTACTTGATCTGCTAAGCACAACCAATCTTGAGGTCGTCAAACTTTGA
- a CDS encoding MGMT family protein produces MNDLEKRVYRNLLKVPKGRVTTYGELAKAAGIANGQRAIGKIMNKNPFPVIIPCHRVVKSDGKIGGYFYGQDVKSKMLSTEGIMIKNGKIQNWEKSVFRF; encoded by the coding sequence TTGAATGATCTGGAAAAGCGCGTCTACAGAAACCTGCTAAAGGTGCCAAAGGGAAGGGTCACAACATACGGCGAGCTTGCAAAGGCTGCAGGAATTGCCAACGGCCAGAGAGCAATTGGCAAAATCATGAACAAAAACCCATTTCCAGTGATAATTCCGTGCCACCGCGTGGTAAAGTCAGACGGCAAGATTGGCGGCTACTTTTACGGCCAGGACGTAAAATCAAAGATGCTCTCTACTGAGGGCATCATGATTAAGAATGGCAAAATACAGAACTGGGAAAAGTCCGTCTTTAGGTTCTAG
- a CDS encoding 50S ribosomal protein L19e, whose translation MVVNLRTKKRLVSRVVGVGLARIKFDPDRSDDIADAITRDNIRGLITAGAITIKAAGGTSRGRSKFKKAQKKKRGTTTGSKKGRKGARVGKKEVYVARTRALRYRLRVAKERKEITNPEFWTLYRKVSGNTVRNIAHLRTLIDEIKAHRKS comes from the coding sequence GTGGTAGTAAATCTTAGGACCAAAAAGCGACTGGTGTCGCGAGTAGTCGGAGTTGGACTTGCAAGAATAAAGTTCGATCCAGACAGATCTGACGACATCGCAGATGCAATCACTCGAGACAACATACGCGGACTCATCACTGCGGGTGCAATCACCATCAAGGCAGCAGGAGGAACATCACGCGGAAGATCAAAATTCAAAAAGGCTCAAAAGAAGAAACGTGGAACCACGACAGGTTCCAAGAAGGGACGAAAGGGAGCGCGTGTAGGCAAGAAGGAGGTCTATGTTGCAAGAACCCGGGCTCTGCGTTACAGACTGCGAGTCGCAAAGGAGAGAAAGGAGATTACAAATCCAGAATTCTGGACGCTGTACAGAAAGGTAAGCGGCAACACAGTAAGAAACATCGCTCACCTAAGAACCCTGATTGACGAGATCAAGGCTCACAGAAAATCCTAG
- a CDS encoding 50S ribosomal protein L32e — protein sequence MTINKEKLALRQKVAEHRPEFERQESWRYKRISVNWRKPKGVDNHQRKQKFRGRPGLVKVGYGGPKIARGLHPSGFTDNLVHNITELQKLNPKEDGVRIAHGVGTKKRHEIVAAAMEKKFKIFNARVRTSGSKS from the coding sequence TTGACGATAAATAAGGAAAAGCTGGCACTGCGACAAAAGGTAGCAGAGCACAGACCGGAATTTGAAAGGCAGGAGAGCTGGAGATACAAGAGAATATCCGTCAACTGGAGAAAACCAAAGGGAGTAGACAACCACCAGAGAAAGCAAAAGTTCCGAGGAAGACCGGGTCTTGTCAAGGTAGGATACGGCGGTCCAAAGATTGCCCGCGGACTGCACCCATCAGGATTTACAGATAACCTAGTTCACAATATCACCGAATTGCAAAAGCTCAATCCAAAAGAGGACGGCGTGAGAATCGCCCACGGAGTAGGCACCAAAAAGAGGCACGAGATAGTTGCCGCTGCAATGGAGAAGAAATTCAAGATTTTTAACGCGAGAGTGAGAACCAGTGGTAGTAAATCTTAG
- the pckA gene encoding phosphoenolpyruvate carboxykinase (ATP), which produces MTDSKATLTAKFASQMETFGLSPSKVHRNLPVEKLVEASVQRNEGIVTSTGSLAVKTGKYTGRSPDDRFIIDDDETHDNVDWGKINHPFPIDRFDKIFSKMKKFVEGKEVFVFDGFVGADRENRLAIRVINDHAWQNLFARQLFVRPSAAELEEHEPEFTVLCINDFEAIPEIDGTASNVFILINLTKKIVLIGGTSYAGEMKKSMFAVMNYLLPKRGIFPMHCSANIGKGGDTALFFGLSGTGKTSLSADPDRLLIGDDEHGWSDKGVFNFEGGCYAKCINLNQESEPQIWNAIKSGAVLENVVIDKQTLQPNFDDGSLTENTRAAYPLEYIPTAVFPSVGGNPKVMVFLTADALGVLPPVSKLTKEGAMFHFMSGYTSKLAGTERGIKEPKATFSECFGAPFMPRPASVYARLLGEKIRKHNTVVYLINTGWSGGPYGVGKRISIKYSRAMVTAALTGALDIVKYRHDDLFNVDVPTECPGVPPEVLDPKNTWQEKDSYDLSAKKLAQMFVDNFKKFKDVAPEITNAGPKP; this is translated from the coding sequence ATGACGGACTCAAAAGCTACGCTTACTGCCAAGTTTGCGTCCCAGATGGAGACATTTGGCCTGAGCCCATCCAAAGTGCACCGAAACCTGCCAGTAGAGAAGCTTGTAGAGGCATCCGTGCAGAGAAACGAGGGAATCGTGACAAGCACAGGTTCCCTTGCGGTAAAGACGGGCAAGTACACCGGCAGATCTCCTGACGATCGCTTCATAATTGACGACGACGAGACACACGACAACGTCGACTGGGGCAAGATAAACCACCCGTTCCCAATTGACCGATTTGACAAGATCTTCTCAAAGATGAAAAAATTCGTGGAAGGAAAGGAGGTGTTCGTCTTTGACGGCTTTGTAGGTGCTGACAGGGAAAACCGTCTTGCAATCAGAGTTATCAACGATCATGCATGGCAGAACCTATTTGCACGACAGCTCTTTGTGAGGCCGTCTGCGGCAGAGCTTGAGGAACACGAGCCAGAGTTTACAGTATTGTGTATCAACGACTTTGAGGCAATTCCAGAAATAGACGGAACTGCGTCAAACGTATTCATACTAATCAACCTGACAAAGAAGATCGTCCTGATTGGCGGCACCAGCTACGCAGGCGAGATGAAAAAATCCATGTTTGCAGTGATGAACTACCTGCTGCCAAAGCGCGGCATATTCCCGATGCACTGCTCTGCTAACATTGGAAAGGGCGGCGACACAGCACTGTTCTTTGGACTTTCCGGAACAGGCAAGACAAGTCTTTCTGCAGATCCTGACAGGCTGCTAATCGGAGACGACGAACACGGATGGTCGGACAAGGGCGTCTTTAACTTTGAGGGTGGATGTTATGCAAAATGCATCAACTTGAATCAAGAGTCAGAGCCGCAGATCTGGAACGCAATAAAGTCTGGGGCGGTGCTTGAAAACGTCGTAATTGACAAGCAGACGCTGCAGCCAAACTTTGACGACGGCTCGCTCACAGAGAACACCCGAGCAGCATACCCGCTTGAATACATTCCGACTGCGGTATTTCCAAGCGTCGGCGGAAACCCAAAGGTGATGGTGTTTCTTACGGCAGACGCACTTGGCGTACTGCCTCCTGTATCAAAGCTGACAAAGGAGGGCGCAATGTTTCACTTTATGTCAGGATATACAAGCAAGCTTGCAGGAACTGAGCGTGGAATCAAGGAGCCAAAAGCCACGTTCTCAGAGTGCTTTGGCGCGCCATTCATGCCGCGACCGGCATCCGTTTACGCCAGGCTGCTAGGCGAGAAGATTCGCAAGCACAACACGGTGGTGTACCTTATCAACACCGGCTGGTCTGGCGGACCGTACGGTGTAGGAAAGCGAATCAGCATAAAATACAGCAGGGCTATGGTTACTGCCGCGCTTACCGGAGCACTTGACATTGTAAAGTACAGACATGATGACCTGTTCAACGTGGACGTTCCAACAGAGTGCCCTGGCGTTCCACCGGAGGTGCTGGACCCAAAGAACACCTGGCAGGAAAAAGACTCGTACGATCTGTCCGCAAAAAAACTGGCTCAGATGTTCGTGGACAACTTCAAAAAGTTCAAGGACGTGGCACCGGAGATTACAAACGCCGGGCCAAAACCATAA